AAATATAATTTATTATACTGAAACGAGTTTGTTTTCAGTAAAACCGGCAAAGCCGGATTTTCCTGAAAAGCATCACTCCTAAAAGCTATAGTGCTTTCGCAAAAAATATTTCATTTCTTAATTACTTTTTCAGAGCACTATAGCTACTAAACTTTGATGACTGAAAAGTTCCGCGTCTTTCTAATTCCCTGTCGATAAGGTTTAAAACTTTGAACTTTTCCGGCAGCCATTTCGGTGCAACAAGAATTTTTTTTAATCCATTTCCTGCAAGTCTGTGTATTACAGTTTTTTGAGGTAATATTTCCAAATAATCGCAAACAATATCAATATATTCCTCGGCAGAAATCGGATTAAATTCTCCCCTAATATACATTTGTTCAAGCTCTGTATCTTTTAAGGCACATAAAAGATGTATTTTTATTCCATCTATACCCAAAGATGCAAGCACTTTTGCTGTTTCAAGCATTTCTTCTCTTGTCTCAGAAGGAAGTCCAATTATTACGTGAGTGCAAATTTTTATATTTTCTCCGTATTTTCGTGTAAGTTCTACTGCTTTTATAAAATCTTCAGCAGAATGCCCCCTGTTTATGAGTTTTAAAGTCTTATTGTGTATTGACTGCAAGCCATATTCCACCCAAACATGATGAGTTTTTGTATATGAATTTATTAATCTTATTTTTTCTTCATCTACACAATCAGGACGTGTTCCAATAGAAAGTCCCACAACTTCAGGATGTGAAACAGCTTCGTCATAGAGTGATTTTAATTTTTCTACAGGTGCATAAGTGTTACTGTAGGCTTGAAAATAAGAAATAAATTTTTTTGCGCCAAATCTTTCAGATAATTTTTTTATACTTGTATTAAGTTGTTCGTTTATTGAAAGCTTGCCGCAGTGAGCTTGAGAAAACGACCCTCCGTCTTCACAAAAAATACATCCGCCCGATGATGTTGTTCCGTCTCGATTTGGGCAGCTAAACCCTGCATCTAAAGTTACTTTATACACTTTGCAGTTAAATAATTCTTTTAGATGTCGGCTATATTGATAATATCTTTTATCAGAGTCTTTAAAAAATTCCAAATAAAACGCTTTTCTTTCTATATTTTATTTAAATATTGAGTAATCAGATAAAACCATAGCCCCCTCTTTCTTAAGAGGGAGCAGGTTTTAAACAAATATTTTTGCTGTTTGTATTATCCGTTTGTCTGATCTTTTGGTGGCGGATATACATAATGTTCACCGCAGCCGGGACACACAACTTCCTGTTGTTTCCCTTCTTCAAGTACAATAACTTCAAACAGGGTTTTGCAGGAGGACTGAACGCATCTTATAGCCCAAACAGGTCTTACAATTCTTGCCATAGTAATAACCTTTCCAGTAAAGTATTTTTCACAAAACTATTTTAACAGATTTATATGGATTTACTCAAGTTTTAATATTTTACACCATTTGTTTGACCATATCGGAAATCCATGGAATTCTTCCATATCTGCCGGTAAAGGCGTAAAATGCAAGGTAAAAATAAAAAATAATTAAAGCTAAACCGACTATTGACTGTCCGCCCGGTAAAGGCAGCGGATATTGAACCAGATAATAAATAATATTCATAACCAGAGTGCCAAAAAACGGAATAATCTGCACTACTGATGCAATTATATTCAGCAATATACTTGCAACATAAATTATTATAGAAAGAAAAATTGATTGAAAAATATGAAATCTTGCAAAAGAAGACAATGATTTGCCTCGCAAATGAGTAATTATTAACCAGACAAATCCTACCATTCCGCTTGTTAAGTACGATAAACTGCTTAATATTCTCTCAGGCATATCAATATATTGTTTTTTAGGAATACTCCCTTTATATCCGCTCATGTGTCTTGCTCCTCTCCCTGATTATTTGTTTTGAGCGGAATTTCAGAGGGGGTAATCTCATTTTCGTTGCTCTGCTCTTTATCCGCTTCATCTAAATGTTTTATGGCATTTTTTGTATATTCTTCAATTGCTTCTGCATACAAAAGATTAATTTCTTGATTTTCCGGCTCAAGTTTAAGTGCAATTCGGTAGTGGTTTATTGCATTTTCGAGATCATTTGTTAAAGTCAGTGTATTTCCAAGCGCAAGATGTGCTATTGTGCTTGTATTGTCGATTTCTATCGCTTTTTCGTAATTTTTTATTGCTTCTTCGTAGTGATTTTCTTCAGCTAAAGTGTTTGCAAGAATAATATATGTTTTTATATCATTCGGATTAAGAATTATTGCTTCTTTATAATAATTAATAGCTTCTGCGGTCTTTCCTGATTCTGATTTAGAAATTCCATAGCACAAGAATATTTTATAATAATTCGGAGCAATATCTATCGCTTTTTCATAATAACTAAAAGCTTCTTCAAATTTTTTCAACTCAGAATATGAATTCGCAATACAAACAAGGGACTTATAATCATTTTTATTTAGATTTACTGCTGTAAGATAATTATTTATTGCTTTGTCTAATTCGTAAGTTTCTTCATAAACACTTGCTAAATTTATAAAATATTCAGGATTTTTCGGATTAATTTTTATCGCTTTTTTATAGCTGTCTATAGCATCCTCATATTTTTGCAGTTCCTGAAAAATAATACCGAGTCCTGAATAGATTTCAGGATTTTTCGGATCAATTTTTATTGCTTTTTTATAATTAATTATAGCGTTTGTATAATTGTGTTTTTTAGCGAAAAGCCCTGCCAGATTTAAAAATACCAGCGAATTATCAGGTTCTATGTTTGCGGCTTTGTTTAGAGTTTTTTCAGATTCGGATAATTCTCCGATTAAAAACAAAAGACTCCCGAGACTGACCAGAGCATCTGTATTTTCAGGTTCTATCTCAAGGAGTTTTTTATATATTTCTATAGACTCGTTGTATTTTTTTTCGAGAGTCAGTATATTTCCTAATACAAAATAAGATCCAGTGTCTTGAGGATTTTCCTGAATCTTTTTTTCACAATCTTTAATTGTTATTTCAGGATCAAAACCCTGATTTTCATACGGATTGTTCATAACTATTTTTTATATAGTTTTCTATTCTTGGCTAAGATTCCAGTTTTGAGGTATTTATTATTGTTTATAAAAAATTTGCCTCAGTCATGAAAACAAATTCTAACTGAGTATACTCTTTTTTATAGGTCAATACAACTAACCTTCGAAAATATACGCAATTAAAGCTGTTTCTCTTGCTTTTTTAACAGCTTGCGCTAACATTCTCTGGTGATAAGAGCAATTTCCGGTAATTCTTCTAGGAATAATTTTTCCTCTTTCGGTTAAATATCTTTTTATTCTGATCGTATCTTTGTAATCAAGATCATCGATTTTGTCTGCGCAAAAACTGCAAGGTTTAAATTTTCTTCTGTCTCTTGGGTTCATTCTTTATATTTCCTTATTTATGTGAATTGTATTAGTACATTTACTTGTTATCAGGTTTAAAACGGAATTTCATCTTCTCCGATTAACTCATCAGCGCTGACAGAATCATCAAAATCAAAGTCATTTGTATCTGATTTTGCACTTTCTTGCCGAATTGAAGTTCCAATTATTTCTATGCCCTGCGCATTAATTTCTACTATTTTTTTCTCGACGCCTGCTTCAGTTTTCAGTGTAGCTGTTTGTAATTTTCCTTCAACTACAACATCCTGATCTTTTTTTACAGTATTATCAGCAGTTTCACCTAATTTTCCTACCGCAAAAACTCTTATTAATTTTTCTTCATTTTCAGCGCCAA
This portion of the bacterium genome encodes:
- a CDS encoding TIGR01212 family radical SAM protein (This family includes YhcC from E. coli K-12, an uncharacterized radical SAM protein.) → MEFFKDSDKRYYQYSRHLKELFNCKVYKVTLDAGFSCPNRDGTTSSGGCIFCEDGGSFSQAHCGKLSINEQLNTSIKKLSERFGAKKFISYFQAYSNTYAPVEKLKSLYDEAVSHPEVVGLSIGTRPDCVDEEKIRLINSYTKTHHVWVEYGLQSIHNKTLKLINRGHSAEDFIKAVELTRKYGENIKICTHVIIGLPSETREEMLETAKVLASLGIDGIKIHLLCALKDTELEQMYIRGEFNPISAEEYIDIVCDYLEILPQKTVIHRLAGNGLKKILVAPKWLPEKFKVLNLIDRELERRGTFQSSKFSSYSALKK
- a CDS encoding tetratricopeptide repeat protein, whose protein sequence is MNNPYENQGFDPEITIKDCEKKIQENPQDTGSYFVLGNILTLEKKYNESIEIYKKLLEIEPENTDALVSLGSLLFLIGELSESEKTLNKAANIEPDNSLVFLNLAGLFAKKHNYTNAIINYKKAIKIDPKNPEIYSGLGIIFQELQKYEDAIDSYKKAIKINPKNPEYFINLASVYEETYELDKAINNYLTAVNLNKNDYKSLVCIANSYSELKKFEEAFSYYEKAIDIAPNYYKIFLCYGISKSESGKTAEAINYYKEAIILNPNDIKTYIILANTLAEENHYEEAIKNYEKAIEIDNTSTIAHLALGNTLTLTNDLENAINHYRIALKLEPENQEINLLYAEAIEEYTKNAIKHLDEADKEQSNENEITPSEIPLKTNNQGEEQDT
- the rpsR gene encoding 30S ribosomal protein S18; the protein is MNPRDRRKFKPCSFCADKIDDLDYKDTIRIKRYLTERGKIIPRRITGNCSYHQRMLAQAVKKARETALIAYIFEG
- a CDS encoding single-stranded DNA-binding protein — encoded protein: MSSLSKIVITGKVVRNPEKRFTGNNLPITSFTLNIGAENEEKLIRVFAVGKLGETADNTVKKDQDVVVEGKLQTATLKTEAGVEKKIVEINAQGIEIIGTSIRQESAKSDTNDFDFDDSVSADELIGEDEIPF